Within Citromicrobium bathyomarinum, the genomic segment AGTTGGGCGTGAGCCCACCCCGCTGGGACTAGCGGGCAAGCCCGCAAATCTCGCTCCCCTCCCGCTTGCGGGATGGGGTGGGGATAGGTTCTATTCCGCAGGCTCCACCACGCACAGGACTGCTTCGACCTGCACCTGACCGCCTTCGCTGGCGGAAAGCTGGGTCACGGTGCCGTCGAACGGCGCGGTGAGCGAATGCTCCATCTTCATCGCCTCGAGCACCATCAGCCGCTGGCCGGCGGTGACGCTGTCGCCCTCCGCCACATCGAGCGCGATGACCTTGCCCGGCATCGGCGCGAGGATCGCGCCGTCGCCTGCCGCAGCCGCCCCAGAGCCGCGCGAACCCCGGTCGAAGGCGAAGGACATGCCGTCGGCGAAAACGACCACACGGTGCGGATCGACGAAGCCCGTCGCAGCCTCGAAAGCCGGACCCTCTGCCGCCGCGACGACGCGCGTATCGCCCTTGAAAGAGAGGCTGGTGGTCAGGCGCCCCGATGCATTGAGCCGGAAACCGGCAGGCTGGTCCTCGTGCTCCTCTGTTTCGGCGAGCACCACGAAGTCCGCAGCGGTCTGCCAGATCGCCTCGTAGGGCTCGTCCGATTCCACCAGATCGTCGATCTTGCGTTCGATGAAGCCGGTATCGAGGTTGGCATCCTCGAAATCCTCGTCGCGCAGGCAGTTCGCGATGAAGGCCGCATTGGTGCGCACGGGCCAGATTTCGACCCCGTCGGCGATCTCTGCCAGCTGCTCGATCGCATCTTCCCGGGTATCTGCCCAGGTCACGAGTTTGGCGACCATGGGATCGTAGTAGGGCGATATCTGATCGCCTTCCTCGACGCCCGTTTCGATGCGGCCCCGCAAGCCGATATCGAAATGGTCGAGTGACCCGGTGCTGGGCAGGAAACCGCTGGACGGATCCTCCGCATAGAGCCGCGCCTCGATCGCATGACCGTCGATGAACAGCTCGTCCTGCTTGAGCGGGATCGCTTCCCCCGCTGCGACCAGCAGCTGCCACTCGACCAGATCGACCCCGGTGATTTCTTCGGTCACCGGATGCTCGACCTGAAGCCGCGTGTTCATTTCCATGAAGAAGATGCGGTCGGCTCGCAGGCCTTCGCTGGCGTCGGCGATGAATTCGATCGTGCCCGCGCCTTCGTAATCGACCGCCTTGGCCGCGCGCACCGCGGCGGCGCAGATTTCCTCGCGCGTGGCCTCGTCCATGCCCGGCGCAGGCGCTTCCTCGATCACCTTCTGGTGGCGGCGCTGGAGCGAGCAGTCGCGTTCGAACAGGTGGACGTGGTTGCCGTGGCTGTCGCCGAACACCTGCACCTCGATATGGCGGGGCGAGGTGATCCATTTTTCGAGGATCACGTCGTCATTGCCGAAGCTGGCCTTCGCCTCGCGCCGGCAAGATTCGAGCGCGGAGAGGAAGTCTCCCTCGGCATCGACCTTGCGCATCCCCTTGCCGCCGCCACCCGCGACCGCCTTGATCAGCACGGGATAGCCGATCGCGTCGGCTTCCTGCTTCAGGCGTTCCGGGCTCTGGTCGTCGCCGTCATAGCCCGGCGTCACGGGCACGCCCGCCTCGCGCATCAGCTTCTTGGCCGCGTCCTTCAGGCCCATCGCGCGGATCGAGGAGGGCGGCGCGCCGACCCAGATCAGCCCTGCGTCCTTCACAGCCTGCGCGAAATCGGCGTTTTCCGAGAGGAAGCCGTAGCCCGGGTGGATCGCCTGCGCGCCGGTCTGCTTGGCGGCGGCGATGATCTTCTCGCCCACCAGATAGCTTTCGGCAGCGGGCGAGGGGCCGATGTGTACCGCTTCATCGGCAGAGCGCACGTGCAGCGCCTTGGCGTCGGCATCGGAATAGACCGCAACGGTGGCAATGCCCATCTCGCGCGAGGTGCGAATGATGCGGCAGGCGATTTCGCCGCGATTGGCGATCAGGAGCTTCTGGATCATGCCCGCAGCGCTAACGCCAAGTGGGCGGCAGGTCTACCACCCGGCAACCGGGCGCAGATCGTCGCGGGTGTAGGGCGGCCAGTGCTCGGGCTCGGGCGCGTGCTTCGTGACGGCCTCACCGAAGGCGGCGATCACATGGACGAGCTTTTCGTACCACGGCACATAGGTGCGGGTGTCCCACGCCAGCTGGCCTCGCGCGCGGACCTTGCGCCCGATCACGCCGTAGATGCGCGCGGCGGACAGAACCGCCCAGCGCTGGCGGAAACGCAGGTGTTTTGCGCCCAGCCGGGACGCGACCTCGTACATTTCCATCCGGTCGACCAGCCGTGCGGAGACCGCAGCGAGCGCGAAGCGGTTATCCTCGTCGGCATAGTTCTCGCGCGTCAGCCCCGCGTCTTCCAGCCACTCGTCGGGCAGGTAGCAGCGCCCGGCTGCCGCATCCTCGATCACGTCGCGCGCCACATTGGCGAGCTGGAAGGCCAGCCCGAGATCGCACGCGCGGTCGTAGATGAAGCTGTCGTTGGGGGCGAACATCACCCGCGCCATCAGCACGCCGACCGCGCCCGCCACGTGGTAGCAATAGCGCATCAGCTCCTTCTCGCTGTGCGGGCTGAAGCCGTTGGCATCCATCGCGAAGCCTGCAATGACCTCGTTCGCCATGTCGAGCGTGATGCCCGCCTCTCCTGCGACCTGGCCTAGCGCGTCGAACGCGACATCGGCGGTCGCGCCGCCTTCCAGCGCGCGGCGGGTGAGCACCTTGATCGCCTGCAGTCGGTCCTCGATCCCCGCCTGGTCGCCCAGCTCGCCGCCCTTCTCCTGCGCGTCGGCCAGATCGTCGCACCGGCGGCACCAGGCGTAGAGCATCCACACGCGTTCGCGCGTGGCCTTGTCGAACAGCTTGGAGGCAAAGGCGAAGCTGCGCGATCCTTCTGCAATCGCCTCGTAGGATTCGCGCACCAGCGCAGCCCGGTCGCGTCCGCCGCCGGGGCGGGGGATCGAGGGGCGCACGAAGCGGGAAGGGACGAGGGGGCGGGCCTGGTTCAAAGCTGGTCTGCGCTCATGCGATAGATCGGGGTATTAGGCTTATAAGACGCAAGCTTGTCGAGCAGTTCCGGCAAACTGTCCGCAACCTGAAGAATTTCGCGATGTGTTGCACGTACGAAACCCGTATCGGCCATCCGGTTTACGAATTGCACAAGATCGTCGTAAAAACCGAAGGCGTTGAGCAGGCCGACCGGATTTTCGTGATAGCCGATCTGCGCCCAGCTGAGCGCTTCGAACAGTTCGTCCATCGTCCCCATGCCGCCGGGCAGGGTGATGAAGCCGTCTGCAAGGTCGGTAAAGTGCTGCTTGCGCTGGTGCATCGTATCGACCGTGATCAGCTGCGTGCAGTCGTGGTTGGCGAATTCACGTTCCACCATCGCATGCGGGATCACCCCGATCACCTCGCCGCCCTCGGACAGCGCGCCTTGCGCCAGCGCGCCCATCAGGCCCAGCCGCCCGCCGCCATAGACGACGCCGATACCGCGTTGTGCGAGCAGCGCGCCAACGTCCCGCGCCAGCTCGAGATAGCGCGGGTCGGGCGGGGTCGCCGCGCCGCAATAGATGGCGAGGCGAGAGAGTTTCATATTTTCATCCTGTCCTTCTTCGATGCTAAGGATGAACTCATTCTCGTGCTCGGCATGGTACTTCTCGGCGTCGCGTAGCACCTGCATGAGCTTCGCAAAGTCTTCTCCCAACGTCTCGCGTGCGAGGTCCGTGTCACGCCACCGCACTTCGAGTGGACGCGGAAGAATAGCGACCAGCAGATCGAACAGCGCGTCCAAGTTGGGCCCGAACCAGTCTGGAGTATCTGGATGTCCGCGCACCTGCGCGTAAAAATCGCCCACGTTACGCATTTTGCTGCCATCAAGATGGAGCTGCGTCGTCAAGCGGAGAGATCCTCTATCATCAGTCCGGCGGTCGCCTTCGCGCTACCGACCACGCCGGGGATGCCCGCGCCTGGATGGGTGCCCGCGCCGACGAGGTAGAAGTTCTTGATCACATCGTCGCGGTTGTGGCCGCGGAAATAGGCGCTCTGTGTCAGCACCGGTTCGAGGCTGAAGGCGCTGCCCAGATGCGCGTTGAGATCGGTTGCAAAGTCGCTTGGCGCGTAGTGGAACTTGGTCACGATGCGCTTGTGAATGTCGGGCACCAGCCGCTTGCCCACCTCGTCGAGGATGCGCTTTTCGAGCAGCGGGCCGACCTCGTCCCAGTCGACCGGCAGCTTGCCCTGGTGCGCCACCGGGACCAGCGCGTAGAACGTGCTGTGGCCCGGCGGCGCCATGGAGGGATCGCTCTTGCTCGGGTGGTGGAGGTAGATCGAGAAGTCCTCGGGCAGCACGCCGTTGGAGTAGATATCGTCGAGCAGCCCTTTGTAGCGCGGCCCGAACAGGATCATGTGGTGCGCGATGCCCGGCCATGTCCCTTCGAGGCCGAAATGCACCACGAACAGCCCGGGGCTGTAGCTCTTGCGGGCAAGACGGCGACCCATGCTCCACCCCCGCTGCGAGCGGCCCAGCAGGTCGCGGTAGGAGTGCATGATGTCGGCATTGCTGGCGACCGCGTCGAAGCGCTGGACGAAGCCGCTCTGCGTCATCACGCTCTTCGCGCGCTTGTCGTCGACTTCGATCCCGACCACCGGGTCGCCCAGCCGGATCGTCCCGCCGATCCGCTCGAAATGGCGCACCATTCCCGCGATCAGGCGGTTGGTGCCGCCCTTGGTCCACCACACGCCGCCATCCATCTCCAGCTTGTGGATCAGCGCGTAGATGCTCGACGTCTTCATCGGGTTGCCGCCGACCAGCAGCGTGTGGAAGCTCAGCGCTTCGCGCAACTTCTCGTTCTCGACGAAGCTGGAGACCATCGAATAGACGCTGCGATAGGCCTGCTTCTTGGCGAGCGCGGGCGCAGCCTTGAGCATCGATTTGAAATCGAGGAAGGGCACCGTGCCCAGCTTGACGTAGCCTTCCTCGTAAACCCCCGCGGAGTATTCGAGGAAGCGCTGGTAGCCTTCGACGTCCTTGGGGTTGAGCTTCGCGATCTCCGCGAACAGCTCTTCATGGTCGTTCGAATAGTCGAAATTCGTGCCGTCGGGCCAGTTGAGGCGGTAGAACGGCTTGACCGGGACCAACTCGACATCCTGCGCGATGTCGTGGCCCGAGAGTGCCCAGAGTTCCTTGAGGCAATCGGGATCGGTGACGACCGTGGGCCCGCCGTCGAACGTGAAGGTGCCCGTGTCGGTGTCCTTCTCCCAGTAATAGGCGCGCCCGCCGGGCTTGTCGCGGCCCTCGATCACGGTCGTGGCGATCCCAGCGCTCTGCAATCTGATGGCGAGCGCGAGGCCGCCGAAACCGGCCCCGATAACGCATGCTGTGCGGCCTTCAGCCATTGTCGGCAGTTCCTTCTGGTGGGGCGAGCGGCGGGCGGTGCGATGCCAGCGCGCGCAGGGCATGGGGGATCGGGACCGGCGGCTTGCCGGTCAAGACCCTGAGCTTGTCGGGGGTGGTCGAACGTGCGGCATAGAACCGCTCGATCAATCCCGGCGATAGGCGATAGAAGCGCGAGAAGATGCGATATCGTTCCTCAGGTTTCGCCGCGCCGAACAGCATTTTGCCGAGCATCCGGTAAAAACCGGTCCGCTGCCACACACGGCGCGCATGCGCTTCGAGTAGGGCGGCCATCTGTTCGCCGGGCAGATCGCGGTTGTCGGCCACCAGCAGCGCGGTTTCGACCGCGAAGGGCAGGGTATAGCTGGTCAGAGGGTGGGATATCATCGCCCTCGCGCCTGCCATCGCCACGCCGGGCACGCGCACTTCGCGCTGGTAGCGGGCCAGATCGCCGCCGGTCACGACTGGGAGCACGCCGGTTTCGAACGCGAGGGGCTCGCCGTGCCAGCCCATCGCATCGCAATAGCGATCGATCCTGCTCGAGAGCGCTGCGCGGTCGAGCACGGGGCTGTCCTGGTAGTAGGTATCCTCGACGAACAGCTCGTCGGCGGCGAGGGGGAGGGTGTAGACGAAGCGGAACGCGTCGTGCTGGGCGAGCTTCGCGTCCATCACGATCGGGCGGTCGACATCGTGTGGGGTGTCGGTGCGCAGATGGCGTCCCATGAACACCTGCCAGCCACCCTCGAACGCGTCGGACAGGATGAAGCCGCGCGCGTCGATCACGCAGCGCGCCTCGATCCGCTCGCCCCCCTCCAGTGTGGCTCCGCGCGCATCGACCGAGGCCACGTTGCGGCCCGTGTGAATGGTCGACTGCGACAGTTCGCGGCGCAGCGCGGCGTCGAAATCGGCGGATGCGAGGGAGACGTAGGTGCTGTCCAGACGGCGCGAATGTTCGGGGAAATGGACGTCGTAACCAGCAGGCCAGTGGATCTTGCGAAACGGGGCAAGCAGCGCCGCGCCGTCGCGCGTCAGATCGCTTTCGAACCAGCTCCAGCGGTGATTGCCGCCCAGCATCTCTCCCGCCTCGACCAGCACCACTGCCAGCGAGGGGTCCGCCCGGCGCAGGGCGAGCGCGATCAGGCCACCGGCAAGGCCGCCGCCAAGGATTGCGATGTCGGCACGAGCCCCTGATGTCGCCGGTGTCATCGCCAATGCTCGTAGGGCGCTGGGGAAAAAGGTGCAATTGAACTTGCGGTTGCCCGCGCAATCATGCGCTTTTGCGTGGAACTATGCCTCTACATCGCCGTTCAAAGGGGCGCAACATGAGGGATAATCCATGCGTTCAATTCTACCCACCCCCGCAACGTTCGCTGCGGTCGCGTTCGCCTGTGCCGGGGTGGCCACGCCGGCGCTCGCGCAAGACGGCCCGGATGATGATGCTCCGGCCCGCTCTGCCGAAGGCACAGTGTTCGACGGCGACTGGGTCCAGGTCGGCATAGGCGCGGGCTTTGCGCCCGATTACGACGGTTCCGACGATTACGAGGTGTTCCCACTGCCGATCATCCAGGGGAGCCTCGGGGGGATCGATATCAACCCGCGTGCGGCCGGTTTCGCACTCGATTTCATTCCCGACAGCGCTGACAGCAAGGTCAATTTCGGCTTCGGACCTGCGGTGCGCCTGCGTACCTCGCGGACCGGCGATATCGAAGATCCGGTGGTCGCCGCAGCAGGCGAGCTGGATACCGCAGTCGAGGTCGGGCCGAGCGCCAGCATCGGCGTGTCGGGCGTGCTCAACCCGTACGACAGCCTGTCGGCCAATGTCGACGTGCGGTGGGATGTCGCGGGCGCGCATGAGGGCATGGTGATCAACCCGGGCATCACCTACTTCACCCCGGTCAGCCGCGGCGCGGGCATCAGCCTGTCGCTCAGTGCGGAGCACGGGGACGAAGCGTTCAACGAATACTACTATTCGGTCACCCCCGCGCAGGCGACCGCCAGCGGCCTGCCGGTCTACGATGCCGGTTCCGGCTTCAACAAGCTCAGCGCGAACCTGCTGGTGGGGGTCGATCTGGATGGCGATCTCGCCAATGGCGGCCTCGCGCTGTTCGCGATCGGCGGCTATTCGCGGATGATCGGCGATGCGAAGGATTCCCCCTTCGTCGCGCTGCGCGGCGATGCCGACCAGTTCCTGATCGGCGGCGGCATCGGCTACACCTTCTGACGCGCGGGGTGCGCTAGGTTCGCGCGCAGCGGACTGCCATCGCAAACGCATAAAAAAGGGCGCGGAGGCTTAAACCTCCGCGCTCTTTCTATTGGCAGGGTGGCATTATTCGCTCTTGTCCTCGATCATCAGGTCGGGACGCGGGGCAGGCATCTGCGCATCGCGGTCGCCCGTCTTCAGAAAAGTGTCGAACCACTGCATCATGCGCAGGTTGTAGTCGTATCGGCTGGCCGCGAGCCGGTTGCCGTGGCCTTCGCCCGGGAACAGCACGAGGCGCACCGGGGTATCGGGCTTGCGCACCTTGATGTTGCGATACAGCTCGTAGCTTTGCGTCGGCGAAACGCGCGTGTCTTCCGCCCCGTGCATGATCAGGATCGGGGTTTCCGCCTTGTCGACGTGATAGATCGGGCTGCGTTCGAGCAGGTGATCCCATTCTTCCCACGGCCACTTGCGCTCGTGCACCAGATACATTTCGTTGGGGATGTCGGTGGTGCCGAACTTGCTGATATTGTTGGAGATGCCGACGAACATCACGCTCGCGGCATATTCGCTGGAATAATAGGTCGCGCCCCAGGCGCTGGCGAACCCGCCGTAGGAGCCGCCGGTGATTCCGGTGCGGTCCGCATCGGTCACCCCTTCGGCAACCAGCGCGCGCTTGGCATCGACGATGTCGTCGAATTCCTTGCCCGCATAGTCGCCCTGGTGCTGCTTGGAGAACGCGGTGCCGTAGCCGGTCGAGCCGCGATAGTTCGGGTGGAACACGGCATAACCCTGACCCGCGCCGACCTGGCCGGGCATCGAATAGCCGGTCAGCCAGCCATTGGTATAGTGCGCTTCCGGCCCGCCATGGACCATCATGATGGTCGGCGCGCCGCCCTTGGGCACACCGCCGACCGGTTCGATCAGAATGCCCTCGATCTGCTGCCCGTCGCGCGCGGTGTAGGTCATCGTGCGCTGGGTGCCGAAGTCGATTTCGGCGAGCCACGGGTTGTGGCTGGTCCAGCGGGTGAGGGTGGTGCCGTTCAGCGCGAACAGCTCACCGGGATGGCGCGGGCTGTCGGCACGCACGAACAGAGAATCGCTACCGCCGTTCTCCAGACTGGTCGGCACCAGCTCGCCGGGGTCGATTTCCTGCGCCACGCTGCCATCGGCATTGTACATGCGCAGGATCGTATCCGCGCCCTTGTCCACGATCGCGGCAAGCTGGCCATTGGCGAGCCATTCGGTATCGCCGACCGCTTCCGCCGCGCCCTGGTTGAGCGC encodes:
- a CDS encoding acetyl/propionyl/methylcrotonyl-CoA carboxylase subunit alpha, producing the protein MIQKLLIANRGEIACRIIRTSREMGIATVAVYSDADAKALHVRSADEAVHIGPSPAAESYLVGEKIIAAAKQTGAQAIHPGYGFLSENADFAQAVKDAGLIWVGAPPSSIRAMGLKDAAKKLMREAGVPVTPGYDGDDQSPERLKQEADAIGYPVLIKAVAGGGGKGMRKVDAEGDFLSALESCRREAKASFGNDDVILEKWITSPRHIEVQVFGDSHGNHVHLFERDCSLQRRHQKVIEEAPAPGMDEATREEICAAAVRAAKAVDYEGAGTIEFIADASEGLRADRIFFMEMNTRLQVEHPVTEEITGVDLVEWQLLVAAGEAIPLKQDELFIDGHAIEARLYAEDPSSGFLPSTGSLDHFDIGLRGRIETGVEEGDQISPYYDPMVAKLVTWADTREDAIEQLAEIADGVEIWPVRTNAAFIANCLRDEDFEDANLDTGFIERKIDDLVESDEPYEAIWQTAADFVVLAETEEHEDQPAGFRLNASGRLTTSLSFKGDTRVVAAAEGPAFEAATGFVDPHRVVVFADGMSFAFDRGSRGSGAAAAGDGAILAPMPGKVIALDVAEGDSVTAGQRLMVLEAMKMEHSLTAPFDGTVTQLSASEGGQVQVEAVLCVVEPAE
- a CDS encoding phytoene/squalene synthase family protein, yielding MNQARPLVPSRFVRPSIPRPGGGRDRAALVRESYEAIAEGSRSFAFASKLFDKATRERVWMLYAWCRRCDDLADAQEKGGELGDQAGIEDRLQAIKVLTRRALEGGATADVAFDALGQVAGEAGITLDMANEVIAGFAMDANGFSPHSEKELMRYCYHVAGAVGVLMARVMFAPNDSFIYDRACDLGLAFQLANVARDVIEDAAAGRCYLPDEWLEDAGLTRENYADEDNRFALAAVSARLVDRMEMYEVASRLGAKHLRFRQRWAVLSAARIYGVIGRKVRARGQLAWDTRTYVPWYEKLVHVIAAFGEAVTKHAPEPEHWPPYTRDDLRPVAGW
- a CDS encoding TIGR00730 family Rossman fold protein, with the translated sequence MKLSRLAIYCGAATPPDPRYLELARDVGALLAQRGIGVVYGGGRLGLMGALAQGALSEGGEVIGVIPHAMVEREFANHDCTQLITVDTMHQRKQHFTDLADGFITLPGGMGTMDELFEALSWAQIGYHENPVGLLNAFGFYDDLVQFVNRMADTGFVRATHREILQVADSLPELLDKLASYKPNTPIYRMSADQL
- a CDS encoding phytoene desaturase, with product MAEGRTACVIGAGFGGLALAIRLQSAGIATTVIEGRDKPGGRAYYWEKDTDTGTFTFDGGPTVVTDPDCLKELWALSGHDIAQDVELVPVKPFYRLNWPDGTNFDYSNDHEELFAEIAKLNPKDVEGYQRFLEYSAGVYEEGYVKLGTVPFLDFKSMLKAAPALAKKQAYRSVYSMVSSFVENEKLREALSFHTLLVGGNPMKTSSIYALIHKLEMDGGVWWTKGGTNRLIAGMVRHFERIGGTIRLGDPVVGIEVDDKRAKSVMTQSGFVQRFDAVASNADIMHSYRDLLGRSQRGWSMGRRLARKSYSPGLFVVHFGLEGTWPGIAHHMILFGPRYKGLLDDIYSNGVLPEDFSIYLHHPSKSDPSMAPPGHSTFYALVPVAHQGKLPVDWDEVGPLLEKRILDEVGKRLVPDIHKRIVTKFHYAPSDFATDLNAHLGSAFSLEPVLTQSAYFRGHNRDDVIKNFYLVGAGTHPGAGIPGVVGSAKATAGLMIEDLSA
- the crtY gene encoding lycopene beta-cyclase CrtY, giving the protein MTPATSGARADIAILGGGLAGGLIALALRRADPSLAVVLVEAGEMLGGNHRWSWFESDLTRDGAALLAPFRKIHWPAGYDVHFPEHSRRLDSTYVSLASADFDAALRRELSQSTIHTGRNVASVDARGATLEGGERIEARCVIDARGFILSDAFEGGWQVFMGRHLRTDTPHDVDRPIVMDAKLAQHDAFRFVYTLPLAADELFVEDTYYQDSPVLDRAALSSRIDRYCDAMGWHGEPLAFETGVLPVVTGGDLARYQREVRVPGVAMAGARAMISHPLTSYTLPFAVETALLVADNRDLPGEQMAALLEAHARRVWQRTGFYRMLGKMLFGAAKPEERYRIFSRFYRLSPGLIERFYAARSTTPDKLRVLTGKPPVPIPHALRALASHRPPLAPPEGTADNG
- a CDS encoding MipA/OmpV family protein — its product is MRSILPTPATFAAVAFACAGVATPALAQDGPDDDAPARSAEGTVFDGDWVQVGIGAGFAPDYDGSDDYEVFPLPIIQGSLGGIDINPRAAGFALDFIPDSADSKVNFGFGPAVRLRTSRTGDIEDPVVAAAGELDTAVEVGPSASIGVSGVLNPYDSLSANVDVRWDVAGAHEGMVINPGITYFTPVSRGAGISLSLSAEHGDEAFNEYYYSVTPAQATASGLPVYDAGSGFNKLSANLLVGVDLDGDLANGGLALFAIGGYSRMIGDAKDSPFVALRGDADQFLIGGGIGYTF
- a CDS encoding S9 family peptidase, producing MHHATRTALTAASLLAGVSLAATAQARPMTPQDVAQLESVGAIAVSPDGSRVAYTTASLPDVVAGEDNGSTQQQLKMAYGPDNTRVFLPEDVSVSTVEFSPDGRMVSFLWSKDDEDRAVWGIPVDGGAQMKLAEVKDASVRSYAWAPDGATLYLLASAAPDTDRKAEAKKGFNAVVYEEEERFNRLFAAQAGGEEIDAKPREIAVSGYVTSFKLTPDGKLGIVESQPTPRIDDTYTASRVNIIDLGTGRVLREVETPGKLGDLEVSPDGRQLSLVAGIDQHDPAATTLHLVDVASGAYRALNQGAAEAVGDTEWLANGQLAAIVDKGADTILRMYNADGSVAQEIDPGELVPTSLENGGSDSLFVRADSPRHPGELFALNGTTLTRWTSHNPWLAEIDFGTQRTMTYTARDGQQIEGILIEPVGGVPKGGAPTIMMVHGGPEAHYTNGWLTGYSMPGQVGAGQGYAVFHPNYRGSTGYGTAFSKQHQGDYAGKEFDDIVDAKRALVAEGVTDADRTGITGGSYGGFASAWGATYYSSEYAASVMFVGISNNISKFGTTDIPNEMYLVHERKWPWEEWDHLLERSPIYHVDKAETPILIMHGAEDTRVSPTQSYELYRNIKVRKPDTPVRLVLFPGEGHGNRLAASRYDYNLRMMQWFDTFLKTGDRDAQMPAPRPDLMIEDKSE